The nucleotide window CACTCCCGGGAGGCAACATGCATTTATCGTCGAAAAGATGCACTGTGACCCCAAAGCTAATACCAAGCTGTCCAAGTTGCTCTGCACGGCGGCGCTCGTTGAGCTCGTAATCTTTATTAAGATAGATATCGGTCACGTCATGTTGACGACAGAAATCAATCAACCACTGATTTGCAGAATCAAAGTCAGTGGCATAGGCAAACAGCAAAGGCACATTGAGCTCTCGAAGTTCGCTTTCGATCTCTTTTAGACGCCTGAATATCAAATCAGCTTGTATCGGCGCTAAGTCGTGCTGCGCCCACTGCTGTGGAGTGACAATAAAACAACCGACAACAGGCGTTTGACCATCAATTGCAGCATTAAGCGCCGTATTATCGATGGTTCGCAGATCACGGTTAAACAGCACCAACTTCATAGTGTTTTGCTCACTTTGTTATCGAGTAGATGTTCAATCACAGGAGAGAGTGACCAGGCCGGATCGGCTCTATCCCGCTGGAGGCGAATTGCTTCTAGCTGTTTTTCAGATAGGGATTTCTCAGCAAACAGATGTACCAAGTCGAACTCCATCGGTTCCCCCAACAACGCTGACACATCCTCCACACCATCAATAAAGGTAACACTTGCTCCTTGCTCGGACAGTCTGGCATACCATAGCCAAGCAAAAAGATTACCGCTTACGTCCATACTCACGAGCAGCGTTGGCGCAGAACGCTTTCGTTTGCGCTCTAGGTTAGCCATGATGGCAAGTTTTTGAATCATCGCAGTTTTGAAGAGCGACTGCTGAATTGCTTTGGGGCTAAGCTTCAAAAATTCGGTCGCATTTAGCACGGGAATGACAAACTTTCCTTCAACGACATCCAGTGGGTACTCTTTCAACACCGTGTCTATTATGGCATCCACTTTCTTACTGTTCACAGTGCCGAGGGCATCGAGCAGCACCGTAACTTCTTCCAGTTGCTCAGTTTCCATGTCGGCTTGGGTTAGAGTTTTGGAATCAATCAGCGCTTTCACCTTACCTATAGACACGCCTTTGCTCAGCCAGCTCTGTATTGTGTTTATGCGCTCAACATCTTGCGCCGTATATAGGCGATGACCTTTGTCTGAGCGTTGCGGTTGGATCAAGTTATAACGTCGCTGCCAAGCTCGCAGAGTCACTGGCTTGACGCCAGTGATATCCGCTACTTCACGAATCGCGTACAAGGTATTACTACAAACCATATCGTAATCGCATCTCTTCTGGGTGAGGCTGTAAAAACTGCTGGTGTGCCAAGTAGTCGTCTGGATAGGTGTTGAGGTAATGCTTAAGTAGAGTTAAAGGCGCGAGTACAGGTAGCAGCCCATTGCGATAGTCATCAATGACCGTCGCCAGCTCTGCTTTTTCTGATTTATTCAACGAGCGCTTAAAGTAGCCTTGGATGTGCATCAGTACGTTTGTCACGTTCTTGCGGCTGGCGCGATTTTTCAAACCGTCCATGAGTCCAAGACGATATGCCTGATAAAAGTCGTCCGGTTTGTATGTCGATTGGTTTGCCACTAGGCGTCCTAAGCTCTTATAAGACTTAGGGTCATGTGCCATCAGCGTCAGCTTGTAGCGCGAATGAAATGCGACGATTTTCCCCGGCGTCGGCTCGCCGCCCATGGAATCGTAGAAGTCTTTCAAACAATACACTCGAGAGATAAAGTTTTCTTTCAAAATAGGATCATTGAGACGCCCGTCTTCTTCCACTGGCAACCAAGGCATCTTTTTCATCAAGTGCTCGGTGTACAGCCCCACCCCATCGGTGCGAGCATGGCCGCGTGTGTACACTTTAACGCGCTCCATGCCACAGCTAGGCGACTTGGCACACACGATATAACCACACATCTCTGTGTCTTCAAGCTCGGCAACTTTTTGAGTTGTAAAACGCATCATGCCATCGGTGTGGTCTTTCTCTGCATCTTTAGTGTCCACCAGTGCAATGCGCTCTTCATTACTCATCAAACGAATAGTAGGTCTAGGAACAGGTAACCCCATCCCGACTTCCGGGCAGACAGACACAAAATCAAAATAGTCTCTGAGTTCTTTGTTGACGTAAGTGCTCTGCTTGTGACCAGAATCAAATCGCACTTTCTCACCTAACAAACAGGAACTGATACCCACTGTAATTTTCTCGCTCATCGTCTCATCCCTCTTATCTGATATCAGGTCACCCCGGTAAGCTACGAAGCCACACAAGCATTCAACCGCTTCCTGAAGTGATACAAAAATTTGTTTTGTACAATTATATGGTCGTCGTTCTCAAATGGTTCACTCACAGGACGAATATTTTATGATTCGGTTAATCAGCGAAAAAATCGATTGCTCAACCACTTTCAACATATTTGGTTATCATCATGTATTTCTCTGTGCACTACCGACAAATTTGTGACTAAACTCTCATAGAGCCCTTGCAGTGCAGGTTAGAATCCTCATCAACAACGAACATAACGTTCAACATAATTAGTTAAAACTTTAGGAGTGACCCCCATGGCAACCCCTCATATCAACGCAAAACCAGGTGATTTCGCAGAGACAGTCCTAATGCCAGGCGATCCACTTCGCGCACAATACATCGCAGAAACCTTCCTAGAAGACGTCGAGAAAGTGTGTGACGTTCGCAACATGTTTGGCTACACAGGTACCTATAAAGGCAAGCGAGTATCAGTGATGGGTCACGGTATGGGTATCCCGTCTTGCTGTATCTACGTTCACGAACTTATCAAAGATTACGGCGTAAAAAACGTGATTCGCGTAGGTAGCTGTGGTGCGGTACGTGACGACGTAAACCTAATGGATGTTGTGATCGGTATGGGTGCGTCAACAGACTCTAAAGTGAACCGTATTCGATTCAATGACCACGATTTTGCTGCGATTGCTGACTTCGGTCTTCTAGAAGAAGCGGTGAAGCAAGCACGCATTAAAGAAGTACCGGTTAAAGTAGGTAATATCTTCTCGGCAGACCTGTTTTACACTCCAGAAGCAGATATCTTCGACAAAATGAAGCACCTTGGCATTCTAGGTGTCGATATGGAAGCGGCGGGCATCTACGGTGTTGCTGCAGACCTTGGCGCGAAAGCTCTAACGGTACTGACTGTATCTGACCACATCATCCGTGGTGAGAAACTAAGCTCAGAAGATCGTCAAAAATCATTTAACGACATGATGGTTGTCGCACTAGAAACTGCCATCAACCTATAAAGAATCAAGCCAGCTCTATGCCTGAAGTGAGCTGGCTTTTTTCTAACTCATATATGCAACATCATCGAGCCGCCATATAAGAATAATGGCTTGATGTCACCAAACCATAGGGGGTGAACGTGTCAGAAGGCAAACTGCCGATGGCCGCGGACGGGTTACAGCTCAATTTTTGTAAAACATTGGCGTGTGACAATTTTGGACAAAGTGATGCAAACCTCTATATCCTGCAGCACCGTAACCCCAAACGGCCAGCGATGGTATGCCGCGAGTGTGGCGCGTTTCCCCCCCTACTTAACAATCGAGAAGTGCTCAATGAACTGACTCGATTGAAACAGCATCATCACGAAGGGCTCCCTTCGTGTAAAGATCCGCAATGCGAACACTTTGGTCTGTCGGTACACACCCACAAAGAACTTTACCACTCTTTCGGATTCAGTGGCGATCGCCAACGCTATCGCTGTAAATCTTGCCAAGGTACCTTTGTCGATAAATGGTCTGGTAGTAATAAGAAACTTGGCTTCCAAGAATCGTTACTTGGGCTTTTATTTACCGGATACTCAGTACGCGAGATCTGTCGAAAGCTGAAAATCAATCCGAAGACCTTCTATGATCATATCGATCAAATTGCCAGTCGCTGCCGTCGCAAGCTAGCGGATATTGATGGCCGTTGGATAAAACATACCGACAGTTTCCATCTAGCATCACATTACCGACCATTACAGCCACTCAGTCATAATGGGGTATTTTGGTTTGCGACTTGTGATGCCGAATCTGGCTATGTGCTTTGCCAGCATACCAACTACAGCGCCACTGATGCACAAAGCCCTGTAGAGGATCATGATGCCTACGCTGCTGGTTGTCAGGTTCTACCAAAAAGCTACAGCGCAGAGACCAATCATGAAATCAATACGACTGCGACCGATTTGAAAGGGCAGATTGATATTACTTACCAAAACATCCTCGCTCGCAGCAACGTAGAAGATCCACTCGGCAACTACGCTCAATTCCATTACCCAGCGGTAGGGTCTTTAATAAGAGCGCCGTATACCTCTTATGCCCACTACCTATCCATTCTAGAAGCGCTTAGCAGTAAGTCCGATGAAAACGGTAAGCGTGTCACCGTGTATATGCCGCAAGATCCGGTGCTTCGCTCCGCTGCACTGAGTGTCTTTCTTGGCGAGATCCAGAGTGGCAATGTGGAGTTAATGTATGTTGAGCAAGACGAAAAGTGGCAAGACACACAATCATCAGAACTGATTGATGTGGTGTTGATGGGGTGGTGGCGCGACCGTTGGGCAGTTACCCATCAACCATCAGGAGCCAGTAAAGGCGTCTGTTATCTGGCGGGGAATAACCCGAATGTTTCCTACTGGTTGCAAACGGCATCGACCAAGCAAGTCACCTTTTATCAAGACCGTTTCCACTTGCTGTTCGAAAGTTTTGTCAATGAACCAAGACGAAAGCTCAGACCGGCGGGCATTCATCCATTACTGGATATTTTCCGTGCTTGGCACAACTTATGTTATCAAGACAAACAGGGACAAACGGCCGCCCAGCGTCTGGGCGTGACCGATGCACCTATGACCTTACGCTGTTTGCTTGAGTAGGCAAAACATTGTCACAAAAAGAACAATGAGATGCCGAGCAGTGCACACAGGGTGCCAATAACACTGCGACGTGAAATGGGCTCTCCACGAACGGCGTAAATAATAAGAATGAATAAGGGGCTGGTCGCAATTAAAGTTTGCGCAATCGCCGGGTTAGCATGCTTAAGCGCGACCTGTTGCAACCAAAGGGCAAGAAACGTACCCACAAAAATCGCTGCCAGTAACCAGCACCAGTTTGCCTGACTCATGCCTTTACTCTGCTCAACCATCTGTTGAAACGGTTTTTTCTCCACAAAACCAATCAACAGTGCCACCGCTGCGACACCGATAGTGAGACGAATCAAAGCCCCTAATAGCGGCGGTAAGTCTCCTTGCACCAACGCAAAATGGGAAATCACAACACCACTTGCCTGACACACGCTGGCAAGCAATCCAAATCCAATACCTGACACACTCGCTTTTTGATTATGCTCATCGGCAGGTTGAAACACGACGGCGGTCACCGCAATGGTTGTGATAATAACCCCTAACCAACTCTGAAACCCCAGCGCCGTGCCAAGCGCCACCAACGCCAATACTCCTGAAAGAGGCGGAGCTAGCGATTCCAATAACAAGGTTTTGCTCGCGCCGATACGTTTGAGCGACGCAAAATACGCACTATCACCAATAGCGATGCCTATGATGCCTGACACGCCTAGTATCCACACATAGCTCGCCTCTAATTGCACATCTGGCATCGGTACGAACGGCATCACCAACAGCATCATCACCGATGCCAAAATACCCTTAATGATATTTAGCTGCATCGCAGAAAAATGATGACTGAATTGACTGTATATCCATGTGGCGATTGCCCACACAATCGCTGCCCCAATCGCGGCAAACTCACCAAGAAATTCCACTAAACCCTCGAATATTTATCAGTTTGCTATTGCATAATACATAATTACAACAAATACTTAACCAGCGTCAATCAACTACGCGATTCAATACTCTCGATCAAGGATGCATTATGTTTTTGGATTATTTTGCTTTAGGGCTACTGGTTTTTGTTGCCCTGGTTCTGTTTTACGGAATCATCGTCATTCACGACATTCCTTACGAAATCGCCAAAGAGCGTGACCATCCACATCAGGATGCCATACATGTTGCTGGATGGGTAAGCTTATTTACTTTACACGCAATATGGCCATTTTTATGGATCTGGGCGACGCTGTGGCGCAATGAACGCGGCTGGGGTTTCCATAAATTGGAAGAAGAGCAACACGATCTACACCACCGCCTAGAAAAGCTCATTGACCAAGTTGGTGCACTAGAGCAAGAAGTTGGCTACCTCAAGGGGAAGCAAACTCAACAAAAAGCAAATGCTAGTCAAGAGCAGGCAGAGGAGAAGTAACCTATGGATTTGTTATTGGTATTAACCTATGCCGCGCTTTGTATTGCCATTTTTAAGATTTTTAAGATCCCACTCAACAAGTGGACCGTCCCAACCGCGGTACTCGGCGGTGTGGTGCTGGTTGGCACCCTCATCTTACTCATGAACTACAACCATCCATTTAGCCAGATAGGTGGTCAGTTCTATACCACCACGCCAATTGTCTCTAGCGTACGAGGCAAGGTCGTGTCGGTTGACGTCGAGGCCAATCAAAAGCTGAATAAAGGTGACGTACTATTTCGCATCGATCCTATTCCGTTTGAGGCCGAAGTCATTCGCGCCAAAGCAGCCTTGGCGGATGCCGAGCAGGATGTATTGCAATTAGAGAGTGTTTACAAAGCCGCACAATCTGACACTATCAAGGCACTTGCAGAGCGAGACAAGGCGGAGCGAGAGTACAATCGATACCAGCAAGGCTTTAAAAAAGGTGCCTTCACTGCGCAACAAGTGGATACGCGCTTACAAACCTTTAAAGCCAACCAAGCCGCACTGGAGGCTGCACAAGCGCAAGAGGAAAGCGCCCGCCTTGCTTTTGAGTCACAAATTTTTGGTGAAAACACCATGGTTGCGCAGCTTAAAGCTCAATTGATTCAAGCTGAGTTTAACTTGCGAGAAACCGTCGTACTGGCGCCAACTGATGGCTACGTCACTCAGCTTGCCCTAAGACCTGGCATGATGGCCGTGCCGTTACCATTGGCACCGCTTATGACCTTTGTTCATACCGAACAAGATTTCTATGTGGGTGCCTTTAGACAGAACTCCTTACAGCGTCTCAAAGCCGGATTTGAGGCCGAATTTCTGTTTAGAGCGTTACCCGGTAAAGTCTTTAAAGGCAAAGTTGTTGAAGTGTTACCCACTATTCCTGAAGGCCAAATCCAAGCCAGCGGCACACTACGAACAACACGAACTCTAAACACCACTGGCCGAGCCATGGTTAAATTAGTGATTGACGATGATATGAGTGAATACGTCCTTCCTACGGGCTCCAATGTGGAGATTGCAGTGTACTCTGACAGCTTCACCCATGTATCGATCATGCGTAAAGTCTTAATCCGCATGAAGAGCTGGCAAAACTACCTTTATCTTGACCACTAAACAGTGAAAACAAAAAAAGCGGCAGCCATATTGGCTGCCGCTTTTTTACAGGTATCCTGTCATAAATTCTGTTTGATCATCGTCGTGATTTTGTCATCCGTTGGTGATGTACCCGTCGAAAACACACCGACAACGTTGCCATCCCGTCCGACTAAATATTTATAGAAGTTCCATTTTGGGGTCACGCCACTTTGCTTGGCAATCTCTGAGAAGACGGGATTCATATCCGATCCTTTCACCGAGCTACGCGCCATCATCGGAAAGGTCACACCATAATCTAAATAGCACACTTTGGCCGTATTCTCTTCGCTGCCTCTGTCCTGATTGAAGTCGTTGGAAGGAAAACCTACTACACTGAAACCTTGGTCTTTGAATTGATTATGAAGGGTTTCGAGCTGCTCGAACTGCCCCGTAAAACCACATTGGCTTGCGGTATTCACGACCAGCAAAACTTTGCCCTGATATTCATCACAGAGGCTGACGGAATCGGTCGAATTGAGCTTACGCTGAGTGGAGTCAAGTAGAGCTGGACAGTTGCTAGCAAGTGCCTCTTTAGCAAAAAGCCCAAACAACAATCCGAGTATCAGTGCTTTAAAAACCATGCTCATTGCCACCTCCTTATCGCGAACTTTTCTTACGGGTAAAGTTAAGAATAGTTCATAGAAAGAAAGCCAGCTATTGCGATTGCTGCTATTTCCAGCCAACAAATAAGCAAACAGCCACACTATTGTGGCTGTTTGAATAGGAAAGAAGATCGCTATTAGGCCAGAGTCGCTTTGAACTGCTCTAAAATATCGCGCTGTTTCTCAGTCAGGTTAGTCGGTGTTTCCACTTGAATTTTAACCAACAAGTCTCCTGTCTCTCCTTTACGGCTCGTCACCCCTTTTCCGGTCATTTTAAACTTACGACCAGATTGAGTGCCCGCTGGAATTTTTAGTTTGAAGCGGCTATCTAGCACATTCACTTCGGCTTCACCGCCTAAAGCCGCAGTCACCATAGACACTTTAGTCAGGCAGATAAGATCATTGCCATCACGCTCCAAGTAAGCGTGCGAGCGAGTAGCGATAGTGAGTAACAAGTCACCCGCTGGACCACCATGAACACCTGGGCCACCTTTGCCAGAAAAGCGGATCTTCTCACCGTCTTTAATTCCGGCTGGAATCTTTACGTTGATCTTTTTGCTTTCACCATTTATCGGCAGTTCAACCACCTTTTCGGCACCTTGAATCGCATCAACAAAATCAACCGTCAATGTGTATTCTTGATCCTGTCCCTTTTCGGCTCTCGGGCGTCCACGTCCACCACGTGCTTGAGAGAAAATGTCTTCAAAACCACCAAAGCCGCCGCCAAAGCCACCACCGCCGAAGCCGCCTCCACGCTGCCTAAATGCATCACCGAAGATATCATCAAAACCGCCACCGCCATGGCCACCGTGACCGCCAAAACCACCACCTTCAAACGCAGCATGTCCAAACTGGTCATACTGACGACGTTTACTGCTATCGGTTAACACCTCATAAGCTTCTTTCACTTCTTTAAAGCTTGCTTCTGCTGCGGTATCTCCGGGATTTTTATCAGGATGGTACTTCATCGCTAGGCGCTTATAGGCCTTTTTGATGTCCTTTTCTGAGGCTCCTTTCGAGACACCTAGCACGCTGTAATAATCTCTTTTCGACATGCTAAAACCTCACTCACTCTCTAACTCAAACATAAAAAGGGCGCACGAGTTGTCGCTACGCCCTGAATCTCGATAAGTTTATGTATTTATGCCCATAACTCAACTTTTTCTTCGATCACCACAAACCTTCGAACTGATGTTTACTTTGATGCTGGTGATTCTCACCCAACAATAAACCAGGATGCATAGCCATGCATAAGCCTCTATGATGCGCTGCGTAACAGTGTTTGAAGTGAAGTCGCATTGACGTTCGGCTTGTCACCGCGATGTCACATAGTTTGTATAGTTTTGCTAGTAAGTTTGTTCAATGTTACACAGCTCTGACGTTTGAATTTGCCCACTTTATCCAATTGGCTTATCGCTCAATTACATCTGATTACCCATGGAATGTGATTGAGCATCAAGATTGCCTCAATTTGATAAAACTTTAGATTTTATGGGCTAGATTGCATAGTCAAGTTCTGTTCTGATAGTAGAAATTTTATGACGTCTTTGAGTGTATTGGTCTTACAAAGCTTATCCATAGAAGGTTAGCAACACATCACACTCCCCCAAAAACGTCTTTTGAGCTTGTTATATAAGGAGTTATACAATGCCGAAGGAAAACCAATATTCCCACATTTCTAGTAACGCGCGTTTGCGTAATACAACTGCGATGATTCTCGCAGGTGGGAAAGGCACCAGACTAAAAGAGCTTACCTCAAATATCGCAAAACCTGCGGTATCCTTTGGTGGTAAGTTCAAAATCATCGACTTTACGCTCTCCAACTGCATCAACTCCGGCATTCGTCGAGTTGGCGTACTTACCCAATATATGGCGCACGATCTGATCAGCCATATCCAATCTGGCTGGCAGTCGTCCTACTCTGCTTTAGGTGAAGGGGTTTATATCATTCCCGCTCAGCAGCGGGTTGGTGAGAACTGGTATCGAGGCACTGCGGATGCCCTATATCAAAACCTCGATCTTATTAAGCGCGTCGACCACACCGAGCGCGTGTTGATTTTGGGTGGCGACCACATATACAAAATGGACTACTCGCGCATGATCAACTTCCATGTTGAAAGTGGCGCCGATGTGACCGTTGCTTGTATTCAAAAACCGATTGAGGAAGCCTCTGAGTTCGGCGTAATGGGTCTCAATGAAGATGGTGACATCATCAACTTTGTAGAAAAGCCTGCCAACCCAACTCCAATGCCGAACAATAAGGATAAGGCGCTCATCTCAATGGGTATCTATATCTTTAATGTAGACGTGTTAGATGCCGAACTGAGACAAGCGTTAGATGATCCAAACTATAAACACGACTTTGGACACAACATCATCCCTAGCCTTATTGGTCGCAAGAAGATCAAAGGCTACGTGTTCACCGAGCGCGGGCACCCTGGAGCGAACGGATATTGGCGTGATGTCGGTCATGTAGACGAGTACTACGCGGCGACAATGGACTTGTTGGCACCAACACCAGAGCTTGATCTTTACGATACCAGCTGGCCTATCATGACCAACCAAGTTCAACGACCTGGGGTGAAGTTCTTATTTAATGACCCACAACGCCGTGGTTTCGCTGTGGATTCAGTCCTTTGCGCAGGCGCTATCATTTCTGGTGGCCAGGTTGAACATAGCCTAGTTTCCTCTGATGTTCGCGTCGAAGACTTTGCGGAAGTGAAGGACAGCGTCCTATTACCGCGCGCTGTTGTTGGCAGTAGCTGTAAACTAAAGAAAGTGATTGTTGCAGAAGGGTGTGTCGTCCCCGATGGCACTGTGATCGGCTATGATCTCGCAGAAGACCAAAGGCGTTACACCGTCACTGAGAATGGTGTAGTGTTAGTTTGCGCTGAGATGTTTGAAACAAGCAATACCACTTCACACCAAGAAAACGCTGAAGCAATTGTTTCTTAAAAAGCAATAGTTTCGTAAAACACTGGCCTGAATGACTTATACATTCAGCGGCTAAGTTAGCGACTGAGAAGTCAAATTAAACTGTTTAAAAAGCAAGTGCCTGTATTGGTACTTGCTTTTTTATTTCACTACTCAACAAGCATTCTTGTAGAGCTTTAGCGCATCATAAAACGCCGCCATGGTGGTGTTGTGAGCTTCAAACAACTCATCGGCATTGACGCGCCCATGAACCGCAGTCAGATACTGCTCGGCAATCGCATCGGTTTTCGCCCGATGTATCTCTATCAACTTTTTACCCGGCGGGGTGACAGCAAGTATCTTTTTGATGCGACCACTCTGTTTGATCTTGGTGGCTGTCAGAAGTTCCGCAGACTCTAATTCACGTACCGCTTTGTTCACTTTCGAGGTATCAGCAAGAAAAGCTTGGCTTATCATATATTGAGTGCATTCCGTCGAATCTTGCTCTGAACATTTGTCGACATATTGAAGGACAAAAAAATTGAACAGCGACAGTTTAGTGTTGGTCGATTCCGACAGGATCTTCTTGAGGTGTTCCGTCACCAAATAACAAATGTATCCATCACTGGGTAGCGGATTCATAACATGCCTGCTCCACAGAATTGAATGATGTACTCAATATAACAGCCAGCAAACGTCAATATAAACAATAATATTTTGTTACACCAATAGTGTGAAATAGCCATGTTTTTGACACTTTTGGACACTATACCGCTACAAATGACTGAATTTTTCAGTTATAGCAAAATATAGCCAGTTGGTCATAATAAACAGGCCGCATCGATAGCATGACTTGGTTATGACCGTCACAGTCTATTCAAGTGTTCTCTCTTTTGGTGCGATTAACCCTTTGAAGGAGAGATTCCTCTTCGGATTGTATTACGGAATTTAATTTATTGAATAACGTTTGGCGGGCAATGATGCCCGCTTTTTTTATTTGGACTAGGTGATCCAAGCAAGCCACTTCAGTTCAGAGACCGCCGAAACATAACCGGTACGTTCAGCACATGAGAGAGCATAGGCATAAGTTATAATTTAAGCTTTACTCAATAATATTGAAGACTTGCAGCAATCCAGCTACGATTTTGAATCAACACGATGGCGTGTTTTGCAACAATATCATGGAGAGCAAAAGCATGACGACTCAATATATCCCGCCGCAAGTTTGGACCCACGATGCCGAAAGTGGTGGTCAGTGGGCCAGTATCAATCGACCAGATTCAGGCGCAAGACACGATCAGGCCCTCCCGTCTGGCCAACACGATCTTCAACTTTATTCACTTGCAACGCCAAACGGGCAAAAAGTAACCATCATGCTCGAAGAGCTGCTAGCTCTGGGCAAGACAAGCGCTGAATACGATGCTTACACCATCAAAATCGGTGACGGCGACCAGTTTGGGTCAGAATTTGTCGCCATTAACCCCAACTCGAAAATCCCCGCTTTACTTGACCGCTCTGGCAGTGAGCCTGTCCGTGTCTTTGAATCGGGTAATATTCTGCTTTATCTGGCTGAAAAGTTTGACGCTTTATTGCCTAAGAAGGCTGAGAAGCGCGTAGAAGCGATGAACTGGCTGTTCTGGCTGCAAGGTTCTGCTCCTTATTTGGGAGGAGGATTCGGTCACTTCTATGCTTATGCACCAGAAAAGTTCGAATACCCAATCAACCGCTTCACAATGGAAACAAAGCGCCAGCTGCACCTCCTAGACGCTCGATTGGCTGACAATCAATTCCTTGCGGGTGATGAATACACTATTGCAGATATCGCCACCTGGCCATGGTATGGAAATCTGGTTATCAACAACCAGTACGAGGCCGCTGAATTTCTAGATGTTGAAAGCTACCCTAATCTGATCCGCTGGGCCAAAGAGATCGCGCAGCGCCCAGCCGTGCAACGCGGGCGCATTGTAAACCGAGTATGGGGAGAGGAATGGGAGACTTTAGCCGAACGCCACAGTGCCGAGGATATTGATGAAGTTCTCGCAAAACAGCCCAAATAAAGTAATACTGGCATTGCAACAAAGTGCACAAGAGAGCTCGACCTAAAGCAAAGCGCCTTAGGTTATGTGATAAGCTCCGCAAAAATTGTGGTGTTGCCTATTCGCACACCGCAATTTATTACAAGGAGTGATACAAGGAACGTTGATTTAAATGTCTAAAGAAGAATTCTGTCACCTGGCAAGCTTTGAGGCATTCGATGGAATGGATGTCATCAATGCACAGTTTGTCGATACCACGTTTGGCAAACACGCACATGGAGAGTTTGTGATTACACTTGTTGACGCAGGTGTTCAGCAATTCTTTCACAAAGGTGCCACTCACAATGCTATCTCCGGTGATATTTGCATCATTAGCCCAGACGAGATCCATACTGGCAGCAAAGGTTGTGAACAAGGGTGGCGATATCGGGGTATCTATCCAAGTGAGCAACAAGTTCGCGATATCTATAAAGAGATGTATTCGAAGGACGGACTGCCAACTTTTCGTGATAGCATCATCTCTGATGACAGGCTCAAAAGACAAATGCATTTGCTACTCTCAACCATTCATAGTGGCGGTGAACAGCTCGAAATAGAGAGTCATTTGGAACTGCTGTTAGTGAAAATGATCTTACAATACGGTTCATCTCGACTAACTAATAGTGACGGGGTAGATGCCAAATCCAATATCATCACCGCCCGGGATTATCTTGCCGATAACTGCACCAAGAAAGTCGCGCTTGACCAATTGGCGCAACTAACTGGCGT belongs to Vibrio sp. 10N and includes:
- a CDS encoding glutathione peroxidase; this translates as MVFKALILGLLFGLFAKEALASNCPALLDSTQRKLNSTDSVSLCDEYQGKVLLVVNTASQCGFTGQFEQLETLHNQFKDQGFSVVGFPSNDFNQDRGSEENTAKVCYLDYGVTFPMMARSSVKGSDMNPVFSEIAKQSGVTPKWNFYKYLVGRDGNVVGVFSTGTSPTDDKITTMIKQNL
- a CDS encoding DnaJ C-terminal domain-containing protein, which produces MSKRDYYSVLGVSKGASEKDIKKAYKRLAMKYHPDKNPGDTAAEASFKEVKEAYEVLTDSSKRRQYDQFGHAAFEGGGFGGHGGHGGGGFDDIFGDAFRQRGGGFGGGGFGGGFGGFEDIFSQARGGRGRPRAEKGQDQEYTLTVDFVDAIQGAEKVVELPINGESKKINVKIPAGIKDGEKIRFSGKGGPGVHGGPAGDLLLTIATRSHAYLERDGNDLICLTKVSMVTAALGGEAEVNVLDSRFKLKIPAGTQSGRKFKMTGKGVTSRKGETGDLLVKIQVETPTNLTEKQRDILEQFKATLA
- the glgC gene encoding glucose-1-phosphate adenylyltransferase; the protein is MPKENQYSHISSNARLRNTTAMILAGGKGTRLKELTSNIAKPAVSFGGKFKIIDFTLSNCINSGIRRVGVLTQYMAHDLISHIQSGWQSSYSALGEGVYIIPAQQRVGENWYRGTADALYQNLDLIKRVDHTERVLILGGDHIYKMDYSRMINFHVESGADVTVACIQKPIEEASEFGVMGLNEDGDIINFVEKPANPTPMPNNKDKALISMGIYIFNVDVLDAELRQALDDPNYKHDFGHNIIPSLIGRKKIKGYVFTERGHPGANGYWRDVGHVDEYYAATMDLLAPTPELDLYDTSWPIMTNQVQRPGVKFLFNDPQRRGFAVDSVLCAGAIISGGQVEHSLVSSDVRVEDFAEVKDSVLLPRAVVGSSCKLKKVIVAEGCVVPDGTVIGYDLAEDQRRYTVTENGVVLVCAEMFETSNTTSHQENAEAIVS
- the yghU gene encoding glutathione-dependent disulfide-bond oxidoreductase; the encoded protein is MTTQYIPPQVWTHDAESGGQWASINRPDSGARHDQALPSGQHDLQLYSLATPNGQKVTIMLEELLALGKTSAEYDAYTIKIGDGDQFGSEFVAINPNSKIPALLDRSGSEPVRVFESGNILLYLAEKFDALLPKKAEKRVEAMNWLFWLQGSAPYLGGGFGHFYAYAPEKFEYPINRFTMETKRQLHLLDARLADNQFLAGDEYTIADIATWPWYGNLVINNQYEAAEFLDVESYPNLIRWAKEIAQRPAVQRGRIVNRVWGEEWETLAERHSAEDIDEVLAKQPK
- a CDS encoding helix-turn-helix transcriptional regulator codes for the protein MSKEEFCHLASFEAFDGMDVINAQFVDTTFGKHAHGEFVITLVDAGVQQFFHKGATHNAISGDICIISPDEIHTGSKGCEQGWRYRGIYPSEQQVRDIYKEMYSKDGLPTFRDSIISDDRLKRQMHLLLSTIHSGGEQLEIESHLELLLVKMILQYGSSRLTNSDGVDAKSNIITARDYLADNCTKKVALDQLAQLTGVSKYHLIHEFKRHLGVTPHQFQVQQRICYSKSLLKAGDKPVDVATACGFHDQSHFHKTFVSAMGINPTTYQQQFFTR